The Anastrepha obliqua isolate idAnaObli1 chromosome 5, idAnaObli1_1.0, whole genome shotgun sequence DNA window ATTACCTGGCAGGTAAAACTACCGTCTTCCTCGTCAACGTACTCGTAGGTTGGTGGCTGTACCTTGTTTTTAGCACAATATTCCTGTAATGCCGAAACGGAGGACTTACCAACCATTTTGGTATAATTATACACTTTCGAAATTGCGGTGATTCCCCCAATAAATATGCAGGGATAATAAATATGTGCCCTTCCGCGTAACTTAACGTTTCGACATTAGATTTTTGATTATTTCCAATGgtcaatttcaatgaaattgccAATCGCGACAGCAAATTGAATGAAGTTGGCAATTCATGCTGTGAAATAtattaatgctgaaaacagtgaacaccgcacgGAATCCCTCACCGCATGCCTTTCaccgtgcacaaaaactcaccccGAGAACAagtgcgttcttttaattacatatcaCATATCACATATcatacacaatacatcggtttgtgtgtgtatgtgtttggttgtatctacacaatgttgccattgatatttttgcttacacactttttcacacatccgcgttatcagttacaatttttcattgtttaataaaccaaagccaaaaaccaacaaatgcaaatagttcatttatctataattaactttattcaacagtatttttaagctattttaacaaaaattataatttttctaagtttattttgtaaataatttcgaaatgtactgcttggcaacactgtgtggtgagagagcaatcagctgggtCGGAATtacggattttttttaataatcgtgaaataaaatctacggtactacgaaacggaaggaaggaacttttcgtttacatggggttctcattattTTGATCGAAACAGCTGAGTCGGTATTGCGTTTACtggcttcactgttttcagcattatatccggccaaggactgtcactccagcagcattccccgtaagtatggggaatgtttatgctgctacaacaacaacaacattacttACAGAAGCTAAAAACCGCGACAGAGCAATACCATGATTCATGAATCATGAGAGCAATAGTGAGTTTGTTTACATTCGCATTGGATTTGTAACATTTGAACCAAAGAAGTTACCAAACTACCAAATTGagtaaacaaaattctgcttctGCTCTAGCGAATTCACCTTCTACGAATTCACCTCATGAATTATCGATAACATTTGTTTACTAGTTGCTTCCGTGACTGTTTccgtatttgttttcattaattaaCGCTGATAACAATAAGCAGTGCGTCAGAAGAGAATCTTTTAATATTCTCTTGGTGCGTTTTCTTTTTGCGTGTTTATTTTCTTATTGCGATAAAGCCAAATTTCGATTTAGCGTTGCAATattcttttaataataatactttGCATTTGGAACATTTTTAAAACCTGAACGATGCAGTCGATTGCATACGCGacaaattttcttaatattgacAACAATTTTTAACAACACAAAGGAAGAACTTGATTCCTGTAATTTGCAAAATCGCAAGAAATTTGGACGTCATTGGAATTTAAGGCAGCTTCATCAACTCAAAGATGCCTCCAACTTCTGAGTCGGCAGCTACCGGCAACAGCATTCGTGGTCGGGAGCGTGAAAAGGCACATATTGTGCAGCAAAGCAACAAGTGTTATGAGCATCGCGAACTGCAGGCCACCGCTATGTCTGTAGACTACACGGGACAATGGGTTTTGTTAGCCGGGCGACGTCATTTGGCATTACAGCGGCTCGGACAAGATGATGGTACTCTACAtgaatttcaaagaaattcGAAGTTTGAAGTGTCGGCGGCGGAATTTGCTACACTACCAAATCGGCAGGAGTATTGTGCTATAGCGGCAAGTGaaactgataataaaaaatattacagatatcagttttgtttaatttaattgattttcttttttggctTGTAGACCAGTGAACACATTGACGTGGTGACTTGGGGTGCAGCAGATATGCAGCACTACCATTCGTTGCGGGGTCATACCCGCATGGTGACCGATATTGATTGGCATAGCAAAAACAGCAATTTGCTGGTGAGCTGTTCTGTTGATACTTTCTCACACATTTGGGATTTGCGCGATCCTCGAAAGCCGACTTTATCACTGAGCGCAGTCTGCATGTGTAAGTATAGCTGCGAAATCGTACATATAtggtactttttatttttattttatgtgataTATGGTATATCACTAGCTGGTGCAACACAGGTTGGATTTAATCGTGTCTCTGGCCATTTGCTAGCGGCGGCACATGATGGCGATCTCCGTATATGGGATATGCGAAAGGGTTCTTGTCCTGTACATTATATCACTGCGCATTTGAATAGGTAAGCTTCAAAGTACACTTATATACAAATGTAAGTATGTTTTTGtaatcatatgtatatatgaatatatatatcaCTTGCAGGGTACACGGCATCAATTGGAGTCATTTGCGTGAAACTTGTTTGGCTACAGCGAGTCAAGATGGCACAGTGAAATACTTTGATGTGAATAATCCGCGTCGTGCAGAGAAAATTATAACGATGTCCTCTCCAGTGTGGCGGGCGCGTTATACAGTATGTAACTTTTATTGTGTTCTGGCTTTATGTATTTCATTTCTCTAAATTTGGtacatttatgaatttaatttgcTTATAGCCCATTGGTAATGGATTGGTTAGCATCGTTGTGCCTGCCATGGGACGCGGTGAGAACAGTTTACTGTTATGGAGCAATAGTAAACAAACAGATCCTGTATGCTCATTTGTCGGACACACTGATGTCATACTTGATTTTGAGTGGCGCCCAAATCGTGAAAATATCTCGGAGATTGTAAGTTCAAACCGGAGCATTTATTTACGTAGAAAAAACAAGTGTACGAAAAATCCCTGGTTTCGTGTGAAGATTAAGTATAAcaatttattgtataaaaaatgcattcttctgtagaaaaaaaaactattaataatATCCTTGTTTATGCAAATTATTACCATAAATCATTTATATTCAGGAACTGGTTACATGGTCACGTGATCGTAGTTTGCGCGTGTGGAAGATCGATCCTACGATGCTTAAACTTTGCGAACCGGATTTCGATTGTAATGAAGTGTGTGATACGCCTGACTCCTTTGCGGAAACCCCCACAAAATTTCAGCCAATACACTCGTCATCCTTATATCAGCCCACTTTGAGTTTGACACGCGCTGGTGCCGCATCGCTGCCGACCGAAACCTCGGACAGCCTAATAATACCAACTATATCACGATCACCACCGCCGCCACTGCGAAAAGAGGATGCACATATAGCGCGCTCACTGACTGATCAGCCGACTTGCTCGCTGCATCATGAATTTTCGCTGCTTAATAGGAATATGCCACATGTGGAGGTGGATGTATTGGATGCGATTAAGCGCTATGCCGTCTTTAAGATTTCAGCTGGTGGTCACATAGTGGTGTTGCAGGTGCGTACGAAGAGTAATGGTTAATGTGTTTTAATttcagctgttttttttttcatagactATTTTTCCAACCGAGTATCCGAGTCCCAATGTAGGCCCTGAATTCTCTTTTTGCGAGGGTACTACACTTCACGAACAACTATCATCGATTTTGCTTAAGACTCTCAAGACTAACGCTC harbors:
- the LOC129247022 gene encoding GATOR complex protein Wdr59 — its product is MPPTSESAATGNSIRGREREKAHIVQQSNKCYEHRELQATAMSVDYTGQWVLLAGRRHLALQRLGQDDGTLHEFQRNSKFEVSAAEFATLPNRQEYCAIATSEHIDVVTWGAADMQHYHSLRGHTRMVTDIDWHSKNSNLLVSCSVDTFSHIWDLRDPRKPTLSLSAVCMSGATQVGFNRVSGHLLAAAHDGDLRIWDMRKGSCPVHYITAHLNRVHGINWSHLRETCLATASQDGTVKYFDVNNPRRAEKIITMSSPVWRARYTPIGNGLVSIVVPAMGRGENSLLLWSNSKQTDPVCSFVGHTDVILDFEWRPNRENISEIELVTWSRDRSLRVWKIDPTMLKLCEPDFDCNEVCDTPDSFAETPTKFQPIHSSSLYQPTLSLTRAGAASLPTETSDSLIIPTISRSPPPPLRKEDAHIARSLTDQPTCSLHHEFSLLNRNMPHVEVDVLDAIKRYAVFKISAGGHIVVLQTIFPTEYPSPNVGPEFSFCEGTTLHEQLSSILLKTLKTNALQRVKKSRTCLEQCLRALVAAMKKSVGGVTDKSQLRLQSPRLEGALSGALHDACIPYPRTSSVNFNATGLLVTFAQAPHSKRLTLRHQNTTPRTFSAISGGVLLGNVLYTHRESNSSFYLQDRMSAKHSKNRSMQKQTNATPIVHIYEACKLLNINCEMAKEFSLDKRDLRATCRRNRHVCETHDRYDLVPIWTLAELIATPNIPNETKYETLFYKDPFKKFLLEALIMHFAGAGDLQTAVMLACLFHKCPSTSGELGEFMSTPPRGFQHNKLQQLSNTSPYHTVLPIDYHASHPKCSTALTVNVHLKQLRSNSWSDSLDWVDSKHCNSDSYSCSLIRRTKMPLFDHLKKVYADILFGWQLLTKRSLILKHTMFSQTQPHGVEFVTECTGCNKIKRTPSCASCQRPVLFCQLCNLPVKGAANACLACGHGGHMAHMMQWFNKHNICASGCGCHCLKQTAALLELMN